One Oscillospiraceae bacterium genomic region harbors:
- a CDS encoding cytidylate kinase-like family protein translates to MKEPMVITMAREYASGGSEIAQAVADKLGIPLYNKELITLAAKKSGLTEEAIAASENQRSGSLIYSLYMMGNTMPLADQVYILQSNVIKELASQGPCVILGRCGDYVLRERPNVLRTFVYAPVADRVGRAKIRPDAKEMPDRMWESQLAKHDRARASYYNYYTENRWGEAKNYDLCLNAALGLDTCADLIVDAAKAMNK, encoded by the coding sequence ATGAAGGAACCTATGGTTATTACAATGGCACGTGAGTATGCTTCCGGCGGCAGCGAGATTGCCCAGGCCGTGGCCGATAAGTTGGGTATCCCGCTGTACAATAAGGAGCTGATCACCCTGGCCGCCAAAAAGAGCGGCCTGACCGAGGAGGCCATCGCCGCCAGCGAGAACCAGCGCAGCGGCAGCCTGATCTACAGCCTGTACATGATGGGCAATACTATGCCCCTGGCCGATCAGGTGTACATTCTGCAGAGCAACGTCATCAAGGAACTGGCCTCCCAGGGACCCTGCGTGATCCTGGGCCGCTGCGGTGACTATGTTCTGCGGGAGCGTCCCAATGTGTTGCGCACCTTTGTTTACGCACCGGTGGCCGACCGTGTGGGGCGCGCAAAAATCCGCCCCGATGCCAAGGAGATGCCCGACCGCATGTGGGAAAGCCAACTGGCCAAGCACGACCGTGCCCGTGCCAGCTACTACAACTACTATACCGAGAACCGCTGGGGCGAAGCCAAAAACTATGACCTGTGCCTGAATGCCGCGCTGGGTCTGGACACCTGTGCCGACCTGATCGTGGATGCCGCCAAGGCCATGAACAAGTAA
- a CDS encoding oligosaccharide flippase family protein yields MKKFKLGEFERNSAIVFAISMLANVVTYLYQIVMGNLLSPADYGTINTLLSLSIVVGVPSGIISTLVATYTAKYQAVGKPELIGGFMHKMLRASVLLACVVFAAGAALSSIIANVLQIEETRYILATMVVVAFSCVAPVFSCTLQGVKRFVPYSINGVLNIAIRLLLSITFVRMGFGIGGNLAAVILAAFATAAFCFWCARDLFFAPKIEQLHLDRTEIRRYFVSTFWFQLFLLLMANGDVLLIKTFAADPAEVGIYSSGSVIGKISLYLANAIVPVLLPMVAERQSTGHDTRQLLKRAMLWGGGVAMLCAVGMNVVGRPMIGLLFGERYLAAIDLLLPISFYVVPVACLTILINYLMPLGRSGFFAVSMTAGYLLIFVLVSRFHHSVAQMLYIMGGGLLLVLAANLIYIALAPQKEKATV; encoded by the coding sequence ATGAAAAAATTCAAACTTGGCGAATTTGAACGAAACAGCGCGATCGTGTTTGCCATCTCCATGCTAGCCAATGTCGTTACGTATCTATATCAAATCGTAATGGGAAACCTGCTTTCCCCGGCAGATTACGGCACCATCAACACGCTGCTGTCGCTGTCTATTGTTGTCGGTGTGCCGTCGGGTATCATCTCGACGCTGGTAGCTACTTACACGGCCAAGTATCAGGCTGTCGGCAAACCGGAATTGATCGGCGGCTTTATGCACAAAATGCTGCGTGCCAGTGTGCTGCTGGCTTGTGTGGTGTTCGCTGCAGGTGCGGCGCTGTCCAGTATCATCGCCAATGTTTTGCAGATCGAGGAGACCCGCTACATACTGGCCACCATGGTCGTGGTGGCGTTCAGCTGTGTGGCGCCGGTTTTCAGCTGTACGCTGCAAGGTGTTAAGCGATTCGTACCTTACAGCATAAACGGTGTGCTCAATATCGCTATCCGCCTGCTGCTCAGCATCACTTTTGTGCGGATGGGTTTCGGCATCGGCGGCAACCTGGCAGCTGTAATTTTGGCAGCGTTTGCCACGGCGGCGTTCTGCTTCTGGTGTGCACGTGACCTGTTCTTTGCACCCAAAATAGAGCAGCTGCATCTGGACCGTACCGAGATACGGCGCTACTTTGTCAGTACGTTCTGGTTTCAGCTATTTTTGCTGCTGATGGCCAACGGTGATGTGTTGCTTATCAAGACCTTTGCTGCTGACCCGGCGGAGGTGGGCATCTACTCCTCGGGCAGTGTCATCGGCAAAATTTCGCTGTACTTAGCCAACGCCATCGTGCCGGTGCTGCTGCCGATGGTGGCTGAGCGCCAATCCACCGGCCACGATACCCGCCAGCTGCTCAAGCGCGCCATGCTTTGGGGCGGCGGTGTTGCGATGCTGTGCGCCGTGGGCATGAACGTGGTGGGCCGCCCGATGATCGGCCTGCTGTTTGGCGAACGTTACCTTGCCGCCATCGACCTGCTGCTACCCATCTCGTTCTATGTGGTGCCGGTGGCCTGCCTGACGATCCTCATCAACTACCTGATGCCGCTGGGCCGTTCAGGCTTCTTCGCCGTCAGCATGACGGCGGGGTATCTGCTGATTTTTGTGCTGGTGTCCCGGTTCCATCACTCGGTGGCGCAGATGTTGTACATCATGGGCGGCGGCCTGCTGCTGGTGCTGGCAGCCAACCTGATCTACATCGCCCTTGCCCCGCAGAAAGAAAAAGCAACGGTATAA